Proteins encoded together in one Streptomyces umbrinus window:
- a CDS encoding response regulator, which translates to MRVVIAEDSALLRDGLAQLLQLRGVDVAAAVGDADALLAAVAEHRPDAAVVDIRLPPTQTDEGLRAAVRLRADHPGTGVLIFSQYVETKYAAQLLGTNPGGVGYLLKERVVDIGEFVDALERVAAGGTALDPEVVAQLFGASRRANALDALTPREREVLALMAEGRTNHAVATSFGVSERAVEKHIANIFTKLGLLPSDTGNRRVLAVLRYLETAG; encoded by the coding sequence ATGCGCGTCGTCATCGCCGAGGACTCCGCCCTGCTGCGCGACGGGCTGGCCCAGCTCCTCCAGCTGCGGGGCGTCGACGTCGCCGCGGCCGTCGGGGACGCGGACGCGCTGCTCGCCGCCGTGGCCGAGCACCGCCCGGACGCCGCCGTCGTCGACATCCGGCTGCCGCCGACCCAGACCGACGAGGGCCTGCGGGCCGCCGTACGCCTGCGCGCGGACCACCCCGGCACCGGGGTGCTGATCTTCTCCCAGTACGTCGAGACGAAGTACGCCGCACAGCTCCTGGGCACCAACCCGGGCGGCGTCGGCTACCTGCTCAAGGAGCGCGTCGTCGACATCGGGGAGTTCGTGGACGCGCTGGAACGGGTCGCCGCCGGCGGCACCGCCCTCGACCCGGAGGTCGTCGCCCAGCTCTTCGGCGCGAGCCGCCGCGCCAACGCCCTGGACGCCCTCACGCCCCGCGAACGCGAGGTGCTCGCGCTGATGGCCGAGGGCCGTACGAACCACGCCGTCGCCACGTCCTTCGGCGTCTCGGAACGGGCCGTCGAGAAGCACATCGCCAACATCTTCACCAAGCTCGGCCTGCTGCCCTCCGACACGGGGAACCGGCGGGTGCTGGCGGTCCTGCGCTACTTGGAAACGGCGGGCTGA
- a CDS encoding sulfite exporter TauE/SafE family protein has protein sequence MPDISLTMVVVLCLTALAAGWIDAVVGGGGLLLLPVLLLGLPNSGSAAQYALGTNKAVAIVGTTGAAVTYARKAPVDVGTAVRIGLAALAGSSAGALVAAGMSTDVLKPVVMVVLLGVGAFVILRPGFGTAPSTAPVSPRRVLAAIGLAGLGIGFYDGLVGPGTGTFLVLALTALLHLDLVTASATAKIVNCCTNAGALAMFAWQGTVYWQLGALMAVFNLVGGMVGAHTALKKGSGFVRVVLLTVVFALVANLAYQQWLA, from the coding sequence ATGCCCGACATATCGCTGACCATGGTCGTTGTCCTGTGCCTGACCGCTCTCGCGGCAGGCTGGATCGACGCGGTGGTGGGCGGCGGCGGGCTCCTGCTGCTCCCCGTACTGCTGCTCGGGCTGCCGAACTCGGGCTCGGCCGCCCAGTACGCGCTCGGCACCAACAAGGCCGTGGCGATCGTCGGCACCACGGGCGCGGCGGTGACGTACGCGCGCAAGGCGCCCGTGGACGTCGGCACGGCCGTACGGATCGGCCTCGCGGCGCTCGCCGGATCCTCGGCCGGCGCGCTCGTCGCCGCCGGGATGAGCACCGACGTGCTGAAGCCGGTGGTCATGGTCGTCCTGCTCGGCGTCGGCGCCTTCGTGATCCTGCGGCCCGGCTTCGGCACCGCGCCCTCGACCGCGCCCGTCTCCCCGCGCCGCGTCCTCGCCGCGATCGGCCTCGCGGGCCTCGGCATCGGCTTCTACGACGGACTGGTCGGCCCCGGCACGGGAACGTTCCTCGTGCTCGCCCTGACCGCGCTGCTGCACCTCGACCTGGTGACCGCCTCCGCCACCGCGAAGATCGTCAACTGCTGCACGAACGCGGGGGCGCTCGCGATGTTCGCCTGGCAGGGCACGGTGTACTGGCAGCTGGGCGCCCTGATGGCCGTCTTCAACCTGGTCGGCGGAATGGTCGGGGCGCACACCGCGCTCAAGAAGGGCAGCGGGTTCGTCCGGGTCGTACTGCTGACGGTGGTCTTCGCGCTGGTGGCGAACCTGGCGTACCAGCAGTGGCTGGCGTGA
- a CDS encoding class F sortase, with the protein MSMVAVTLVALLSGAWLLRSGAETHAPPQPSAAQGRAGAHVDRPAAAALPPAAPDRVRIPSIRVDAPLLGLGLTPQGSLDVPPSDRANVAGWYEAGTAPGETGTAIVAGHVDNAEGPAVFYRLGALEKDSTIEVERRDGRVALFSVDAVEVYDARDFPDEKVYGAARRPELRVITCGGGYSEATGYQGNVVVFAHLTGSR; encoded by the coding sequence ATGTCGATGGTCGCCGTCACCCTCGTCGCCCTCCTCTCCGGTGCCTGGCTGCTGCGCAGTGGGGCCGAGACGCATGCCCCGCCGCAGCCCTCGGCCGCGCAGGGGCGCGCGGGCGCTCATGTGGACCGGCCCGCGGCCGCCGCGCTGCCGCCCGCCGCGCCCGACCGTGTCCGTATCCCCTCGATCCGCGTGGACGCCCCGCTCCTGGGCCTCGGCCTCACCCCGCAGGGCAGCCTCGACGTGCCGCCGTCCGACCGGGCCAACGTCGCCGGCTGGTACGAGGCCGGTACCGCGCCGGGCGAGACCGGCACCGCGATCGTCGCCGGCCATGTCGACAACGCCGAGGGGCCCGCCGTCTTCTACCGTCTCGGCGCCCTGGAGAAGGACAGCACCATCGAGGTCGAGCGCCGCGACGGCAGGGTCGCCCTCTTCTCGGTCGACGCGGTCGAGGTGTACGACGCCCGGGACTTCCCGGACGAGAAGGTGTACGGGGCCGCACGGCGCCCGGAGCTGCGGGTCATCACCTGCGGCGGCGGCTACTCGGAGGCCACGGGCTACCAGGGGAACGTGGTCGTCTTCGCCCACCTGACGGGCAGCCGCTGA
- a CDS encoding NADPH-dependent FMN reductase → MNSTTEVPVSLAASLPAPVPLPEPLRIAVIVGSNREGRFGPVVAEWLLGRIRDRADLAVDVVDTADVHLPTALSHSPSAEVTAELGKVTPHLAAADAFVVLTPEYNHSFPASLKTLIDWHFHEWRAKPVAFVSYGGLSGGLRAVEQLRQVFAELHAVTVRDTVSFHNAGASFDDQGRHKDPSAPDAAAKVMLDQLAWWGLALREAKSVRPYGG, encoded by the coding sequence ATGAACTCCACCACAGAGGTTCCAGTCTCCCTCGCTGCCTCCCTCCCGGCGCCCGTCCCCCTCCCCGAGCCCCTGAGGATCGCGGTGATCGTCGGGAGCAACCGGGAGGGCCGGTTCGGGCCGGTCGTCGCGGAGTGGCTGCTGGGCCGGATCCGGGACCGGGCCGATCTCGCGGTGGACGTCGTCGACACCGCCGACGTACACCTGCCGACGGCCCTCTCCCACTCCCCGTCCGCCGAGGTGACCGCCGAGCTGGGCAAGGTCACCCCCCACCTGGCAGCCGCCGACGCCTTCGTCGTCCTCACTCCCGAGTACAACCACTCCTTCCCCGCGTCCCTCAAGACCCTCATCGACTGGCACTTCCACGAGTGGCGCGCAAAGCCCGTCGCCTTCGTCTCCTACGGCGGCCTCTCGGGCGGCCTGCGCGCCGTCGAACAGCTCCGCCAGGTCTTCGCCGAACTCCACGCCGTCACCGTCCGCGACACGGTGTCCTTCCACAACGCGGGCGCTTCCTTCGACGACCAGGGCCGGCACAAGGACCCCTCGGCACCGGACGCGGCGGCAAAGGTGATGCTGGACCAGCTTGCGTGGTGGGGGCTGGCGCTGCGGGAGGCGAAGTCGGTCCGGCCGTACGGGGGTTGA
- a CDS encoding serine/threonine-protein kinase → MPDSRYHGDTSSRSHGARLATYSAVSAALAKYGDDELNALVRGAAPLGSGIGGRSALLDVDGTQVFVKRVPLTAADTLPENVRSTANVYGLPAICHYGIGGPGFGAWQELAVHEMTTNWVLANDFQGFPLTYHWRVLPDYASGSGNSGESGDAQALPEELADVDQVVAFWDGSPEVRRRLEGLREASASLTLFLEYVPQTLHHWLGERIEEGGESADRACSWVDEALHAGTSFMNSRGLIHFDAHFENILTDGRRLYFADFGLALSSGFGLSPEHTRFFERHRTYDRCYTITYLVKWLITAVYAYGRDEREEMIRACAHGAHPAELPDAAAAIVTRYAPLATVFADFSRTLQDESRRTPYPVEEIHRIGAGRDLFAS, encoded by the coding sequence ATGCCCGATTCCCGGTACCACGGTGACACATCCAGCAGGTCGCACGGTGCGCGCCTGGCCACGTACAGCGCCGTCTCCGCCGCCCTGGCGAAGTACGGCGACGACGAACTGAACGCCCTCGTGCGCGGGGCGGCGCCGCTCGGTTCCGGCATCGGCGGGCGGTCGGCGCTCCTGGATGTCGACGGCACCCAGGTCTTCGTCAAGCGCGTGCCCCTGACCGCGGCGGACACGCTGCCGGAGAACGTCCGGTCGACCGCGAACGTCTACGGGCTGCCCGCCATCTGCCACTACGGCATCGGCGGGCCCGGCTTCGGAGCCTGGCAGGAACTGGCCGTGCACGAGATGACCACGAACTGGGTGCTCGCGAACGACTTCCAGGGCTTTCCGCTGACGTACCACTGGCGCGTTCTGCCGGACTACGCGAGCGGCTCGGGCAACTCAGGCGAATCGGGTGACGCGCAGGCCCTCCCCGAGGAGCTGGCCGACGTCGACCAGGTCGTCGCGTTCTGGGACGGCAGCCCGGAGGTACGCCGTCGGCTCGAAGGGCTCCGGGAGGCCTCGGCGAGCCTCACCCTCTTCCTGGAGTACGTCCCGCAGACCCTCCACCACTGGCTCGGCGAACGGATCGAGGAGGGCGGCGAGTCGGCGGACCGGGCGTGCTCCTGGGTGGACGAGGCCCTGCACGCGGGCACGTCCTTCATGAACTCGCGCGGGCTCATCCACTTCGACGCCCACTTCGAGAACATCCTGACCGACGGCCGACGCCTGTACTTCGCCGACTTCGGCCTGGCCCTGTCCTCCGGGTTCGGCCTCTCCCCGGAGCACACCCGCTTCTTCGAGCGGCACCGGACGTACGACCGCTGCTACACGATCACCTACCTGGTGAAATGGCTGATCACCGCCGTCTACGCGTACGGGAGGGACGAGCGCGAAGAGATGATCCGCGCCTGCGCCCACGGTGCACACCCCGCCGAACTCCCCGATGCCGCCGCGGCGATCGTGACGCGATACGCGCCACTGGCCACGGTGTTCGCGGACTTCAGCCGAACACTCCAGGACGAGAGCAGGCGGACCCCGTATCCGGTGGAGGAGATCCACCGGATCGGCGCCGGACGCGATCTCTTCGCCTCCTGA
- a CDS encoding AAA family ATPase — translation MRAIGDELSDRFYERADVVRTLLVTLLAGQHSLVLGPPGTAKSELARELTGRFEGAAYWEILLSKFTAPTRMFGPIDVAALARGEYRQVYDGRATTAHIAFIDEIFKCSTAALNETLGYLNERIYHPESGGEPIRCPLIGAITASNELPSGEDTAAIYDRLLVRIEVGYLADPSNFAALVRSAVSRPAAPTRTTVELAALQHAVTEAVPAVEVPDVIVDAVCTLRAALRRKELVASDRRWRQAVGLLQASAYLDGRPTVAETDLSVLTHVLWDSPAERPTVEREVLQLVNPDAKEALDLADDIEELEAQLDAMAGQSREALSEWVIKKAHNKLAMAGKRLETLREEAAGAGRSTAAIDRVTGRQRAVRARVLTEALGMDASMVQAQL, via the coding sequence CTGCGGGCGATCGGTGACGAGCTGTCGGACCGTTTCTACGAACGGGCCGACGTGGTACGGACGTTGCTGGTGACGCTGCTCGCCGGACAGCACTCGCTGGTGCTCGGCCCGCCCGGGACGGCGAAGTCCGAGCTGGCCCGGGAGCTCACGGGCAGGTTCGAGGGGGCGGCGTACTGGGAGATCCTGCTGTCGAAGTTCACCGCGCCGACGCGGATGTTCGGCCCCATCGACGTCGCCGCGCTGGCCAGGGGCGAGTACCGCCAGGTCTACGACGGCCGCGCCACGACCGCGCACATCGCGTTCATCGACGAGATCTTCAAGTGCTCCACGGCGGCGCTGAACGAGACGCTGGGCTACCTCAACGAGCGGATCTACCACCCCGAGAGCGGCGGCGAGCCGATCCGCTGCCCCCTGATCGGGGCCATCACGGCGAGCAACGAACTGCCCAGCGGGGAGGACACGGCCGCGATCTACGACCGGCTGCTGGTGCGCATCGAGGTCGGCTACCTGGCGGACCCCTCGAACTTCGCCGCGCTGGTCCGCTCCGCCGTCAGCCGCCCGGCGGCACCGACCCGGACCACCGTCGAACTGGCCGCCTTGCAGCACGCCGTGACCGAAGCCGTCCCGGCCGTGGAGGTCCCCGACGTGATCGTGGACGCGGTGTGCACGCTGCGGGCCGCCCTGCGCCGCAAGGAACTCGTCGCCTCCGACCGCCGCTGGCGGCAGGCGGTGGGCCTGCTCCAGGCGTCCGCGTACCTCGACGGCCGCCCGACGGTCGCCGAGACCGACCTTTCGGTGCTGACCCACGTGCTGTGGGACTCCCCGGCCGAGCGCCCGACCGTCGAACGCGAGGTGCTGCAACTGGTCAACCCCGACGCCAAGGAGGCCCTCGACCTGGCCGACGACATCGAGGAACTGGAGGCCCAACTCGACGCCATGGCAGGGCAGTCCCGCGAGGCGCTGAGCGAGTGGGTCATCAAGAAGGCCCACAACAAGCTCGCCATGGCGGGCAAGCGGCTGGAGACGCTGCGCGAGGAGGCCGCGGGCGCCGGCCGCTCGACCGCCGCCATCGACCGGGTCACCGGCCGCCAGCGCGCCGTCCGCGCCCGCGTCCTCACCGAGGCCCTCGGCATGGACGCGAGCATGGTGCAGGCGCAGCTCTGA
- a CDS encoding VWA domain-containing protein, translated as MGETPSETTGGTPGTLDELARRAGKWLSLSASAPERHTAAVVADRFDRITWRDTYEQSAALRELAEELNERHDRIHDHTYGRAHDHTRDHSHDHTTDLLTDVFLAAYKVNPRLRERAEMDPSRLANHQVITSLAESPEFAELRRETAGDPYAAAMAVLAQGTALRRMLDHSRDAQDKAEQARKAQQDAEHAATAVAEALQQAADETSGAEGADKDGAPPTPAAAEAVQQTIEAAEASEAAAQQAAQGAAQALAAAAPGIRISARSAAAKAAEGARAEAALMRAWGVGPGELERMPFDQRARLAERLRTSRLAEWAELIGRFRQMADGERARKVENATGELVGVTLGNDLSRVIPSELANLGLPALRAVFAARYAAGELMLYDSQGEQTTGRGAIIACVDTSHSMYEAGPGGITREAWAKACTLALLDQARHAGRDFVGILFSAADKLKVFRFPADRPADVAQVLDFAETFLGGGTSYQRPLSAAGALLEEEFNDAARMRGDIVMLTDDDCGVTEKWMRGWNDAKHRLGFRVFGVAIGAPRVAEADSVLDALCDNLRAIEDLTDVHAAADLFRVI; from the coding sequence ATGGGTGAGACGCCGAGTGAGACGACGGGCGGGACACCGGGCACGCTCGACGAGCTGGCCCGCCGGGCCGGGAAGTGGCTGAGCCTGTCCGCCTCCGCTCCCGAGCGGCACACCGCGGCCGTGGTCGCGGACCGGTTCGACCGGATCACCTGGCGCGACACCTACGAGCAGTCGGCCGCACTGCGCGAGCTGGCCGAGGAGCTGAACGAGCGCCACGACCGCATCCACGACCACACTTACGGCCGCGCCCACGACCACACCCGAGACCACTCCCACGACCACACCACGGACCTCCTGACCGACGTGTTCCTGGCCGCCTACAAGGTCAACCCGCGCTTGCGTGAGCGCGCGGAGATGGACCCCTCCCGGCTGGCCAACCACCAGGTCATCACGTCATTGGCGGAGTCACCGGAGTTCGCCGAGCTGCGCCGGGAGACGGCCGGCGACCCCTACGCCGCCGCCATGGCCGTACTCGCCCAGGGCACCGCGCTGCGCCGGATGCTGGACCACTCCAGGGACGCCCAGGACAAGGCCGAGCAGGCGAGAAAGGCCCAGCAGGACGCCGAACACGCGGCAACCGCCGTCGCCGAGGCCCTCCAACAGGCAGCCGACGAGACCAGCGGGGCCGAGGGGGCCGACAAGGACGGCGCCCCGCCAACCCCGGCCGCCGCCGAAGCCGTACAACAAACGATCGAGGCAGCCGAAGCCTCCGAAGCCGCCGCGCAGCAGGCAGCCCAGGGCGCCGCTCAGGCCCTCGCGGCGGCAGCGCCCGGCATCCGGATCTCAGCTCGGAGCGCCGCGGCGAAGGCCGCCGAGGGCGCCCGCGCCGAGGCCGCGCTGATGCGGGCATGGGGTGTCGGCCCCGGCGAGCTGGAGCGGATGCCGTTCGACCAACGGGCCCGACTCGCCGAGCGGTTGCGCACCAGCCGTCTCGCCGAGTGGGCCGAACTCATCGGCCGTTTCCGGCAGATGGCCGACGGTGAGCGTGCTCGCAAGGTCGAGAACGCCACCGGCGAGCTGGTCGGCGTCACGCTCGGCAACGACCTCTCCCGCGTCATCCCCTCCGAGCTGGCGAATCTCGGACTGCCCGCGCTGCGTGCGGTGTTCGCCGCTCGCTACGCCGCCGGGGAGCTGATGCTCTACGACAGCCAGGGCGAGCAGACCACCGGCCGGGGCGCGATCATCGCGTGCGTGGACACCTCGCACTCCATGTACGAGGCGGGGCCCGGCGGAATCACCCGGGAGGCGTGGGCCAAGGCGTGCACCCTGGCGTTGCTCGACCAGGCCCGGCACGCGGGGCGTGACTTCGTCGGCATCCTGTTCTCCGCCGCCGACAAGCTCAAGGTGTTCCGCTTCCCGGCCGACCGGCCCGCCGACGTCGCCCAGGTCCTCGACTTCGCGGAGACCTTCCTCGGCGGCGGCACCAGCTACCAGAGGCCGTTGTCGGCGGCGGGTGCTTTGCTGGAGGAGGAGTTCAACGACGCCGCCCGTATGCGCGGCGACATCGTGATGCTCACCGACGACGACTGCGGTGTCACCGAGAAATGGATGCGCGGCTGGAACGACGCCAAGCACCGGTTGGGCTTCCGGGTCTTCGGCGTGGCCATCGGCGCCCCGCGCGTCGCGGAGGCCGACTCGGTCCTGGACGCCCTGTGCGACAACCTCCGTGCCATCGAGGACCTCACCGACGTCCACGCCGCCGCCGACCTCTTCCGCGTGATCTGA
- a CDS encoding VOC family protein, with translation MSHDQQNPYTSELPTTTAQLNHTVVYATDRHLSAEFLAAVLELKVSPPFGPFLPVDLGNGVTLDYYEFGDGPIQPQHYAFLVPDARFDAMIARLEVLGVTYYADPSHTEPGRTNDLFGGRGAYFADPDGHNMEILTRPYARP, from the coding sequence ATGTCACATGACCAGCAGAACCCGTACACCTCCGAACTGCCCACGACCACAGCTCAGTTGAACCACACCGTCGTCTACGCGACGGACCGGCACCTGTCGGCCGAGTTCCTCGCCGCGGTCCTGGAGCTGAAGGTCAGTCCCCCGTTCGGGCCCTTCCTGCCCGTCGACCTCGGCAACGGCGTGACCCTCGACTACTACGAGTTCGGGGACGGGCCGATCCAGCCCCAGCACTACGCGTTCCTCGTGCCCGACGCCCGGTTCGACGCCATGATCGCCCGTCTGGAGGTGCTCGGGGTCACGTACTACGCGGATCCCAGCCACACCGAACCCGGCCGGACCAACGACCTGTTCGGCGGCCGCGGCGCCTACTTCGCCGACCCGGACGGCCACAACATGGAGATCCTGACCCGGCCCTACGCCCGTCCCTGA
- a CDS encoding M4 family metallopeptidase → MSRTRHIRGSRLATVGMSAAATTLLAGALAPSAVTADGPTRDTVLGNAAAVLADQAARLGLTSAQGTRARDVVVDADGTQHVRYDRTYHQLPVLGGDFVVHMTAAGAYRSTDRATTRPLSLASITPSVSAPKAADLAAAALRLANVGETLRKITAKPQLVVDALHGTPKLAWRTEAGGKDSLGNPVARVVLTDAVTGKQIDAWDSIETATGDGRSLYSGKVPLQTTRSGSTYRLSDPTRGNTYTGDTKNKTDSCILIICYQRAPAPVLTDADNHWGTGATSSRASAAVDAQYGTDTTWDYYKNVHKRTGIAGDGKGSFNRVHYGSAYNNAFWDDSCFCMTYGDGDGKTFGPLVSLDVAGHEMSHGVTSKTAALTYSGEPGGLNEATSDIFGTLVEFYAKNPADPGDWRIGEKIVKSGFGRSALRYMDQPSKDGNSADCWTSTVGDLDVHYSSGVANHFAYLLAEGSGPKTIGGVAHNGTTCNGAKVTGIGKAKLGAIWYRALTVYMTSSTKYAGARVATLSAAKDLYGAGSAEYRAVGAAWSAVSVN, encoded by the coding sequence ATGAGTCGGACACGGCACATCCGAGGCTCGCGCCTCGCCACCGTCGGTATGTCGGCGGCGGCCACCACTCTGCTGGCGGGGGCGCTGGCCCCGAGCGCGGTGACGGCCGACGGACCTACCCGGGACACCGTCCTCGGCAACGCGGCGGCGGTGCTCGCCGACCAGGCCGCCCGGCTGGGCCTCACCTCAGCGCAGGGCACCAGGGCCCGTGACGTGGTCGTCGACGCGGACGGCACCCAGCATGTGCGCTACGACCGGACGTACCACCAACTCCCCGTGCTGGGCGGCGACTTCGTGGTCCACATGACGGCGGCCGGTGCCTACCGGTCCACCGACCGTGCCACCACTCGTCCGCTCTCCCTCGCGAGCATCACGCCGTCGGTGTCCGCCCCGAAGGCCGCCGACCTGGCCGCCGCTGCGCTGCGTCTCGCGAACGTCGGCGAGACGCTCCGCAAGATAACCGCCAAGCCCCAGTTGGTCGTTGACGCCCTGCACGGCACTCCGAAGCTGGCCTGGCGCACCGAGGCCGGGGGCAAGGACTCGCTCGGCAACCCCGTCGCCCGCGTGGTCCTCACCGACGCGGTGACCGGCAAGCAGATCGACGCCTGGGACAGCATCGAGACGGCCACCGGCGACGGCCGTTCCCTCTACAGCGGCAAGGTCCCGCTGCAGACGACGCGGTCCGGTTCCACGTACCGACTCTCCGACCCCACACGGGGAAACACATACACGGGCGACACCAAGAACAAGACGGACTCCTGCATCCTCATCATCTGCTACCAGCGTGCCCCCGCACCCGTCCTCACCGACGCCGACAACCACTGGGGAACCGGGGCGACTTCGAGCCGCGCCTCGGCGGCGGTGGACGCGCAGTACGGCACCGACACCACCTGGGACTACTACAAGAACGTCCACAAGCGCACCGGCATCGCGGGCGACGGCAAGGGCTCGTTCAACCGGGTGCACTACGGCAGCGCGTACAACAACGCGTTCTGGGACGACAGTTGCTTCTGCATGACGTACGGGGACGGTGACGGGAAGACCTTCGGACCGCTGGTGTCCCTGGACGTGGCCGGGCACGAGATGTCCCACGGCGTGACGTCCAAGACGGCCGCGCTGACGTACTCGGGCGAGCCCGGCGGTCTGAACGAGGCGACGTCGGACATCTTCGGCACGCTGGTGGAGTTCTACGCCAAGAACCCCGCCGACCCCGGGGACTGGCGGATCGGCGAGAAGATCGTGAAGTCCGGCTTCGGCCGCTCCGCCCTGCGCTACATGGACCAGCCCTCCAAGGACGGCAACTCCGCGGACTGCTGGACCTCGACGGTCGGTGACCTGGACGTCCACTACTCCTCCGGCGTCGCCAACCACTTCGCGTACCTGCTCGCGGAGGGCAGCGGCCCGAAGACCATCGGCGGCGTCGCCCACAACGGCACGACCTGCAACGGCGCGAAGGTGACCGGCATCGGCAAGGCCAAGCTCGGCGCGATCTGGTACCGGGCGCTGACGGTCTACATGACGTCGTCGACGAAGTACGCGGGCGCGCGGGTCGCCACGCTGAGCGCGGCGAAGGATCTGTACGGGGCGGGTAGCGCGGAGTACCGGGCGGTGGGGGCGGCCTGGTCGGCGGTGTCCGTGAACTGA
- a CDS encoding gamma-glutamylcyclotransferase family protein: MSGRLPFFVYGTLRPGEHNHDLFLRGRTRSEVPGRLTGAVLYEGPGYPYAVEEPGGVVCGELVTADPDQYGQLLGALDRLEEYAPGDPANLYERVAREVTREDGTDVRAWVYVAAPSVAAALRARGRRIDGGDWRTR, translated from the coding sequence GTGAGCGGCCGACTGCCCTTCTTCGTCTACGGGACCCTGCGCCCCGGCGAGCACAACCACGACCTCTTCCTGCGCGGCCGTACGCGCTCGGAGGTGCCGGGACGACTCACCGGCGCGGTGCTCTACGAGGGGCCGGGCTACCCGTACGCCGTCGAGGAACCCGGCGGCGTGGTGTGCGGGGAACTGGTCACGGCCGACCCCGACCAGTACGGCCAACTCCTCGGCGCCCTCGACCGGTTGGAGGAGTACGCCCCGGGCGACCCCGCCAACCTCTACGAGCGCGTGGCCAGAGAGGTGACCCGCGAGGACGGCACGGACGTACGGGCCTGGGTGTACGTGGCGGCCCCGTCGGTCGCGGCGGCGCTGCGGGCGCGGGGCAGGCGCATCGACGGGGGCGACTGGCGGACGCGCTGA